One genomic window of Chromatiales bacterium includes the following:
- a CDS encoding agmatine deiminase family protein, giving the protein MRRRFAAVALAFATSAGAVVPIPDGAARAYAMSLPACDAGYEPVARELVSLARRVAAFRPVRVFTPEACRQRFAGIAHVSTHWAQPDSHWIRDYAPVWVRDGARAVLVDLPYPAANDDGIPGRLGALLKLPVKTIDDRAVTFLGGAFEADHLARCLVTRWGKDWQNQLMADRAREWFGCRAVIALEPLPGESTRHVDMHTLLLDDGRAFVADYPDGELREVMRRNAARLAAAGIVPLPVPQPAPDDGVYLSYVNALVLGRNVLMPVYGDPTTDGPAAAAYQGAGFRVIGSPARELIRYGGALRCSTAPIHAD; this is encoded by the coding sequence GTGCGACGCAGGTTTGCGGCAGTCGCACTGGCGTTCGCGACCAGTGCGGGCGCGGTCGTGCCCATCCCCGACGGGGCGGCGCGTGCCTACGCGATGAGCCTGCCGGCCTGCGATGCGGGGTATGAGCCGGTCGCGCGGGAACTCGTGTCGCTGGCCCGGCGCGTTGCGGCGTTCCGCCCCGTGCGGGTGTTCACGCCCGAGGCGTGCAGGCAGCGTTTCGCCGGCATTGCGCACGTCAGCACGCATTGGGCGCAGCCCGATTCACACTGGATTCGCGACTACGCGCCCGTCTGGGTGCGCGACGGCGCGCGGGCTGTACTCGTGGACCTGCCGTACCCGGCCGCCAACGACGACGGCATCCCCGGCCGACTCGGTGCTTTACTGAAACTGCCAGTGAAGACGATCGACGACCGCGCCGTGACGTTTCTCGGCGGTGCGTTCGAGGCCGATCATCTCGCGCGTTGCCTCGTTACCCGCTGGGGCAAGGACTGGCAGAATCAGCTGATGGCCGATCGCGCGCGCGAATGGTTTGGCTGCCGCGCGGTGATCGCACTGGAACCGCTGCCCGGCGAATCCACACGCCACGTGGACATGCACACGCTTCTGCTCGACGACGGGCGCGCCTTTGTCGCCGACTATCCTGACGGTGAGTTGCGCGAGGTCATGCGGCGCAACGCTGCCCGGCTTGCGGCGGCCGGTATTGTGCCGCTCCCCGTCCCGCAGCCAGCGCCGGACGACGGCGTGTACCTGAGCTACGTGAATGCCCTGGTGCTCGGTCGCAACGTGCTGATGCCGGTGTATGGCGACCCGACTACGGATGGCCCGGCCGCCGCCGCGTATCAAGGTGCCGGTTTTCGTGTGATCGGCTCGCCGGCGCGCGAGCTGATCCGTTATGGCGGCGCGCTGCGCTGCTCGACCGCGCCGATCCATGCCGACTGA
- the nadD gene encoding nicotinate-nucleotide adenylyltransferase, which produces MPTDPRLIGVFGGTFDPVHRGHVETVRELRGKLRLDAVRVIPLRAPPHRSPPLASGADRVRMLELAFADLDGFVIDPRELEREGTTYTVDTLRELHAEFPDDRWVLIVGADAYAGLETWSRWREIPRLAHLAVMQRNGAPLPAEAVRDAFVPVTDPAELRQRGSGLRIEVTITPVEVSATDIRRRLASGTTAEEELPSAVAAYIAEHGLYGSGAA; this is translated from the coding sequence ATGCCGACTGATCCGCGACTGATCGGGGTATTCGGCGGCACGTTCGACCCGGTCCACCGCGGCCACGTCGAGACCGTGCGCGAGTTGCGCGGGAAACTGCGGCTCGATGCCGTGCGGGTCATTCCGCTGCGCGCGCCACCGCATCGGTCGCCACCGCTCGCGTCGGGTGCGGATCGCGTGCGCATGCTGGAACTCGCCTTCGCCGACCTCGACGGCTTCGTGATCGATCCGCGCGAACTCGAACGCGAAGGCACGACCTACACGGTGGACACGCTGCGCGAGTTGCACGCGGAGTTTCCGGACGACCGCTGGGTGCTGATCGTCGGCGCGGATGCGTACGCGGGCCTCGAGACCTGGTCGCGCTGGCGGGAGATTCCGCGGCTCGCGCACCTCGCGGTCATGCAGCGCAACGGCGCGCCGTTGCCCGCTGAGGCCGTGCGCGATGCGTTTGTGCCTGTGACCGATCCGGCTGAGTTGCGCCAACGCGGCAGCGGCCTGCGAATCGAGGTGACCATCACACCCGTGGAGGTTTCGGCGACCGACATCCGTCGCAGGCTCGCAAGCGGCACGACCGCGGAGGAAGAGCTTCCATCCGCGGTCGCGGCCTACATCGCTGAACACGGTTTATACGGTTCAGGCGCTGCTTGA
- a CDS encoding DUF1800 domain-containing protein: MGVRGLWEALIHRSRIARAARPCAAGNSGIFRSFLCFGALCALSAPAPAAAGQAEVLLVDALSGTPRSGVDVHARERLGDGKSTWRAKTATGADGIARFELAGLGSGARYYFLANASDSGWLESAEITAPGRVRLEVGQLPVTAVSGADGEPLANRDITLVEVLANDEQRWISRVETDASGQAVFDAPGLGQGRRYRLKAQSTIDQSWKYSAILETAGAFRFTVGNAPLAVRVEDFHSGAALAGIEITVRERVADGTHWVTRRTADADGRLTLDLDGLGAGRVYELKAQPYNGGWAVSDALTATGEYRFRLGKLPVRLVAGDTGQALAGVQLVVIRKEWNGERKWQNDGMTDAGGTVRFDPTDLGGGPIYVIKAVNPFGDGEHYYSDWITAPAKFDFELTRDQPLQPDFRPPQITLIEPVAGARIGTGGMRVLGVAHDRVGVDGVRLRIARGDVVEFVHAELFADTGFWRATVPAAAIGGPGPVSVRAFAWDAAKNGAVAEVAVEVFEDGAAPDLSLAAPDVSWTGGAVISGSISDNSQIANLRATLTGSQTRSLELDFPPRGGAFQVPLPSGVAAPGETLDLRVEATDFSGNRRTRSVTLAVVEEPIDSMQLARRASFGPTPELLAAIRATGVEDWLNGQLDPNLDPGAELAAALAELGPVDSRSDLQNWWLTHMRLSAAQLRELMTWFWDNHFNTDLNKHGNWGWELAEIEAFRANAFGGFRTLLGISAKSPAMLKYLDNATSRKENPNENYPRELLELHTMGVDGGYTQDDVEEVARALTGWTVREGAFQFRSHWHDNGEKTVLGHVLAAGRGVEDGEDVLDILAAHPSTAHHVCTKLLQLFVRDDPHADAIDECAGVFMDTDGHIGTVVSHILHSPAFSDLANAQMKVRTPLESVLATSRALGVVQGRNGMRAALEDLGMPLMQNPVPTGYAETGERWTHSNQLLARVRLGSELAFARPGEYRNHLLDPLGALNAQGHTTADGIAGALAERLFAHDYSDVEWSVLRGALAPANDLPFGHLDAEAADERVRTAIALALGFPAFHLQ; this comes from the coding sequence GTGGGTGTACGTGGTCTCTGGGAAGCACTGATCCATCGGTCCCGGATTGCCAGAGCAGCACGCCCCTGTGCCGCGGGAAACTCCGGAATTTTTCGGAGTTTCCTCTGCTTTGGCGCACTGTGCGCACTGTCTGCACCGGCACCCGCCGCCGCGGGCCAGGCCGAGGTGCTGCTGGTCGATGCGCTCAGCGGCACGCCGCGCTCAGGTGTCGATGTGCATGCGCGCGAGCGGCTCGGCGACGGCAAGTCCACGTGGCGCGCGAAAACGGCAACCGGCGCCGACGGCATCGCCCGCTTCGAACTCGCCGGACTCGGCAGCGGAGCACGCTACTACTTTCTCGCCAACGCCAGCGACAGCGGCTGGCTGGAATCGGCGGAGATCACCGCGCCGGGACGGGTGCGGCTGGAGGTCGGGCAGCTGCCGGTGACCGCGGTCTCCGGCGCCGACGGCGAACCGCTCGCGAACCGTGACATCACCCTCGTCGAAGTCCTCGCCAACGACGAACAGCGCTGGATCAGCCGGGTCGAGACCGATGCCAGCGGCCAGGCCGTGTTCGACGCCCCGGGGCTCGGCCAGGGCCGACGCTACCGGCTCAAGGCGCAAAGCACGATCGATCAATCCTGGAAATACAGCGCCATCCTCGAGACCGCGGGGGCGTTCCGCTTCACGGTCGGCAATGCGCCGCTCGCAGTGCGGGTCGAGGACTTCCACAGCGGCGCTGCGCTGGCCGGGATCGAAATCACGGTGCGTGAGCGCGTCGCCGACGGCACGCACTGGGTCACGCGACGGACCGCCGACGCCGACGGCCGCCTGACCCTGGACCTCGACGGGCTCGGCGCCGGCCGCGTCTACGAGCTCAAGGCACAGCCCTACAACGGCGGCTGGGCGGTCAGCGACGCGCTGACGGCGACCGGCGAATACCGATTCCGGCTCGGCAAGCTCCCCGTGCGGCTGGTCGCGGGCGACACCGGCCAGGCGCTGGCCGGCGTGCAGCTGGTCGTCATCCGCAAGGAATGGAACGGCGAACGCAAGTGGCAGAACGACGGTATGACGGACGCGGGCGGCACGGTGCGCTTCGACCCGACCGACCTCGGCGGCGGGCCGATCTATGTCATCAAAGCCGTCAATCCGTTCGGCGACGGCGAGCACTACTACAGCGACTGGATCACGGCCCCGGCCAAATTCGACTTCGAGCTGACGCGCGACCAGCCGCTGCAGCCGGACTTCCGCCCGCCGCAGATCACGCTGATCGAGCCGGTCGCCGGCGCACGCATCGGAACCGGCGGCATGCGCGTGCTGGGCGTCGCCCACGACCGCGTCGGCGTCGACGGCGTGCGGCTGCGCATCGCGCGTGGCGACGTGGTGGAGTTCGTTCACGCCGAGCTGTTTGCGGACACCGGCTTCTGGCGCGCGACCGTGCCGGCGGCCGCCATCGGCGGCCCCGGCCCGGTGTCGGTGCGCGCGTTCGCCTGGGATGCCGCCAAGAACGGCGCGGTCGCCGAAGTTGCAGTCGAGGTTTTCGAAGACGGTGCGGCGCCAGACCTCAGCCTCGCTGCGCCGGATGTCAGCTGGACGGGCGGCGCCGTGATCAGCGGCAGCATCAGCGACAACAGCCAGATCGCGAACCTGCGCGCGACGCTCACCGGCAGCCAAACCCGCAGTCTGGAACTCGACTTTCCGCCACGCGGCGGAGCGTTTCAGGTGCCACTGCCGTCCGGCGTGGCCGCGCCCGGCGAGACGCTCGATCTGCGCGTGGAGGCAACCGATTTCAGCGGCAACCGACGCACGCGCTCGGTGACACTCGCGGTCGTCGAGGAGCCGATCGATTCCATGCAGCTGGCCCGGCGCGCGAGCTTTGGCCCGACGCCGGAACTGCTCGCGGCGATCCGTGCAACGGGCGTCGAAGACTGGCTGAACGGACAGCTGGATCCGAACCTCGATCCCGGTGCCGAACTTGCAGCGGCGCTCGCCGAACTCGGGCCGGTGGATTCACGTTCGGACCTGCAGAACTGGTGGCTCACGCACATGCGGCTCAGCGCAGCGCAGCTGCGTGAGCTCATGACCTGGTTCTGGGACAACCACTTCAACACCGATCTGAACAAGCACGGCAACTGGGGCTGGGAGCTCGCCGAAATCGAGGCGTTCCGCGCGAACGCATTCGGTGGGTTCCGCACCCTGCTCGGGATCAGCGCGAAGAGCCCGGCGATGCTGAAGTACCTGGACAACGCCACCAGCCGCAAGGAAAACCCGAACGAGAACTACCCGCGCGAGCTGCTCGAACTGCACACCATGGGCGTCGATGGCGGCTACACCCAGGACGATGTCGAGGAGGTCGCCCGCGCGCTGACCGGCTGGACGGTGCGCGAGGGTGCGTTCCAGTTTCGCTCGCACTGGCACGACAACGGTGAGAAAACCGTGCTGGGTCATGTGCTCGCCGCCGGACGCGGGGTTGAGGACGGCGAGGACGTGCTGGACATCCTCGCCGCGCATCCGTCCACCGCGCACCACGTCTGCACGAAGCTGCTGCAACTGTTCGTGCGCGACGACCCGCACGCGGACGCGATCGACGAATGCGCCGGGGTGTTCATGGACACCGACGGCCACATCGGCACGGTCGTGTCGCACATCCTGCATTCGCCGGCGTTCAGCGATCTGGCCAATGCGCAGATGAAGGTGCGCACGCCACTGGAGTCGGTGCTGGCAACCTCGCGTGCGCTCGGCGTCGTGCAGGGTCGCAACGGCATGCGCGCGGCACTGGAAGACCTCGGCATGCCGCTGATGCAGAACCCGGTGCCGACCGGTTACGCCGAGACTGGCGAACGCTGGACGCATTCCAACCAGCTGCTCGCGCGGGTGCGCCTTGGTTCGGAGCTGGCGTTCGCCCGCCCCGGCGAGTATCGCAACCATCTGCTGGATCCGCTCGGCGCATTGAACGCGCAGGGCCATACGACCGCCGACGGCATCGCCGGGGCGCTCGCCGAACGCCTGTTCGCGCACGACTACTCGGACGTCGAATGGTCGGTTCTGCGCGGCGCGCTCGCGCCGGCCAATGACCTGCCGTTCGGCCACCTCGACGCTGAAGCGGCCGACGAGCGCGTGCGCACCGCGATCGCGCTGGCGCTGGGCTTCCCGGCGTTCCACCTGCAATGA
- a CDS encoding DUF4282 domain-containing protein yields MLSDVATFRVMIGEPLLFVVYYVGAVVLPVLTFMFVRWATRREPARVPVGARSAAHAAAEKAPRPALVVTLFIVFFTIGELVWRLMFEILIAYFQIHAVLTAAH; encoded by the coding sequence ATGCTTTCGGACGTCGCGACGTTTCGCGTCATGATCGGCGAGCCGCTGCTGTTCGTCGTCTACTACGTGGGCGCCGTGGTGCTGCCCGTGCTGACCTTCATGTTCGTGCGCTGGGCCACGCGGCGCGAGCCGGCCCGAGTGCCGGTCGGTGCGCGCAGCGCCGCGCATGCGGCCGCGGAGAAGGCGCCGCGGCCGGCGCTGGTCGTGACACTGTTCATCGTGTTCTTCACGATCGGCGAACTCGTCTGGCGGCTGATGTTCGAGATCCTGATCGCTTACTTCCAGATTCACGCCGTGCTCACGGCGGCACACTGA
- a CDS encoding DUF1501 domain-containing protein produces MQRRRFLKFTAGALATGALRLRFAQAAEANPTTLVVVFQRGGCDGLNTVVPFGDPYYAGLRPGIGIAPPNAGNPAAALNLNGFLGLHPALAPLHALYLDGRLGVLPAVQYPDASQSHFDGQRWIESGQPESSIDGWLNRYLAQTSIDAAVRAVSMGGSLAHALRGEVPVATLDDIGNLGFGGGDGEVLVNALATVYEQSIDAEDRHRAALHQAGLTFLDNLETLAAIDISNYVPENGAEYPESGFGTSLRQVAALIKADVGLEVATADIGGWDTHSGQGGAQGPQAGRHADFAAGIAALVTDLGTRMDDVLILSMTEFGRTAEENASGGTDHGHAAAWFAAGNGIHGGVHGAWPGLAPANLHDGRYLDHSIDFRDVMAEVLTRFLGVADTGLILPGFTPTPIGLIG; encoded by the coding sequence ATGCAGCGACGTCGCTTCCTGAAATTCACCGCCGGCGCGCTCGCAACCGGCGCGCTGCGGCTGCGTTTCGCGCAGGCCGCCGAAGCGAACCCGACGACCCTGGTCGTCGTGTTTCAGCGCGGCGGCTGCGACGGCCTGAACACGGTGGTGCCATTTGGCGATCCGTACTACGCCGGTCTGCGTCCGGGCATCGGCATCGCGCCGCCGAACGCCGGCAACCCGGCGGCCGCGCTGAACCTGAACGGCTTCCTCGGCCTGCATCCGGCGCTCGCGCCGCTGCATGCCCTGTATCTCGACGGCCGTCTCGGCGTGCTGCCGGCCGTGCAGTATCCGGACGCCTCGCAGTCGCATTTCGATGGCCAGCGCTGGATCGAAAGCGGCCAGCCCGAATCGTCGATCGACGGCTGGCTGAACCGCTACCTGGCCCAGACCTCCATCGACGCCGCCGTGCGCGCGGTCAGCATGGGCGGCTCGCTCGCGCATGCGCTGCGCGGCGAGGTGCCGGTCGCCACGCTCGACGACATCGGCAATCTCGGGTTCGGCGGCGGTGACGGCGAGGTTCTGGTGAACGCGCTGGCCACGGTCTACGAACAGTCGATCGACGCCGAAGACCGCCACCGTGCGGCCCTGCATCAGGCCGGGCTGACCTTTCTCGACAACCTCGAGACGCTTGCCGCGATCGACATCTCGAACTACGTGCCCGAAAACGGTGCCGAGTACCCGGAGTCGGGCTTTGGCACTTCATTGCGCCAGGTCGCGGCCCTGATCAAGGCGGACGTGGGGCTCGAGGTCGCGACCGCCGACATCGGCGGCTGGGATACGCATTCGGGCCAAGGCGGCGCCCAGGGTCCACAGGCCGGTCGGCATGCGGACTTCGCCGCCGGCATTGCCGCGCTGGTCACGGACCTCGGCACCCGCATGGACGACGTGCTGATCCTGAGCATGACCGAGTTCGGCCGCACCGCCGAGGAGAATGCCAGCGGCGGCACCGATCACGGCCATGCCGCGGCCTGGTTCGCGGCCGGCAACGGCATCCACGGCGGTGTGCATGGTGCTTGGCCCGGGCTCGCCCCGGCGAATCTCCACGACGGTCGCTACCTCGACCACAGCATCGATTTTCGCGACGTCATGGCCGAGGTGCTGACGCGCTTCCTCGGCGTCGCCGACACCGGTCTGATCCTGCCGGGCTTTACCCCGACACCAATCGGCCTGATTGGCTGA
- a CDS encoding Appr-1-p processing protein produces the protein MIHEVTGDILLTKAQAIAHGVAPNDHFDSGLALALREMWPAMVKDFRHYAHQTHPQPGELWEWGGVGGVRIYNLLTQEGEHHPGAKPGRATLSNVSHCFKRLRHELEKSAIASLALPKVATGVGGLDWSEVKPVIDQALGDISTPVYIYTTYHKGQQAQEPGA, from the coding sequence GTGATTCATGAAGTGACGGGCGATATCTTGTTGACGAAGGCTCAGGCAATCGCACACGGGGTGGCGCCGAACGACCATTTCGATTCCGGTCTGGCACTCGCGTTGCGGGAGATGTGGCCGGCCATGGTCAAGGACTTTCGTCACTACGCACACCAGACCCATCCGCAGCCGGGCGAACTGTGGGAATGGGGCGGTGTTGGCGGTGTACGAATCTATAACCTGCTGACGCAGGAAGGCGAGCACCATCCGGGCGCGAAACCCGGCCGTGCCACGCTGAGCAACGTGAGCCATTGTTTCAAGCGGCTGCGACATGAGCTGGAGAAATCCGCGATTGCGTCGCTGGCGCTACCGAAGGTGGCCACCGGGGTCGGTGGGCTCGACTGGAGCGAGGTCAAGCCGGTGATCGACCAGGCGCTCGGGGATATTTCGACACCGGTCTACATCTATACGACCTACCACAAGGGCCAGCAGGCACAGGAACCTGGGGCCTAG
- a CDS encoding glutamate-5-semialdehyde dehydrogenase has protein sequence MNVPAELDLSVEDYVRQLGREARAAAAAMARAETGAKNAALEAMAHAIETGAKTLTSENARDLKAGRANGLDDALLDRLELTPARIGAMAQGLREIAALPDPVGAVTDLNYRPSGIRVGRMRVPLGVIGIIYESRPNVTADAAGLCLKAGNATILRGGSEAIHSNQAIAACVANGLASAGLPETAVQVVATTDRAAVGALLTMPEYVDVIIPRGGKGLIERISRESRIPVIKHLDGICHVYIDASADPAKAIAIADNAKTHRYGVCNAMETLLVDVAIAADVLPQLGKIYTGKGVELRGCARTRAILPTAKPATEQDWGTEYLAPILAIRIVDGLDAAIEHIETHSSHHTDSIVTQDWTRAQRFLREVDSSSVMVNASTRFADGFEYGLGAEIGISTDKLHARGPVGLEGLTTQKFVVMGDGHVRK, from the coding sequence ATGAACGTTCCGGCTGAACTTGATCTGTCCGTCGAAGACTATGTCCGCCAGCTCGGGCGCGAGGCCCGCGCGGCGGCCGCCGCCATGGCGCGCGCGGAGACCGGCGCCAAGAACGCCGCGCTCGAGGCGATGGCGCATGCGATCGAAACCGGCGCGAAAACGCTGACCAGCGAGAACGCGCGCGACCTCAAGGCCGGTCGTGCGAACGGGCTCGACGATGCGCTGCTCGACCGGCTGGAACTCACCCCGGCGCGGATCGGCGCCATGGCGCAGGGTCTGCGCGAGATCGCCGCGCTGCCCGACCCGGTGGGCGCCGTCACCGATCTCAACTATCGGCCGAGCGGCATCCGCGTCGGGCGCATGCGCGTGCCGCTCGGCGTGATCGGCATCATCTACGAATCCCGTCCGAATGTGACCGCGGATGCCGCCGGGCTGTGCCTGAAGGCTGGCAACGCCACCATTCTGCGCGGGGGCTCCGAGGCGATTCACTCCAACCAGGCGATCGCCGCCTGCGTCGCGAACGGGCTGGCTTCGGCCGGCCTGCCGGAGACGGCGGTGCAGGTCGTTGCCACGACCGATCGTGCGGCGGTCGGTGCGCTGCTGACCATGCCGGAGTATGTCGATGTCATCATCCCGCGCGGTGGCAAGGGCCTGATCGAGCGCATCAGCCGCGAGTCGCGCATCCCGGTGATCAAACACCTCGACGGTATTTGCCACGTCTACATCGACGCCTCGGCCGACCCCGCCAAGGCCATCGCGATCGCGGACAACGCCAAGACCCATCGCTATGGGGTGTGCAATGCCATGGAAACCCTGCTCGTGGATGTCGCGATCGCAGCGGATGTGCTGCCGCAGCTGGGCAAGATCTACACCGGCAAGGGTGTGGAGCTGCGCGGCTGCGCGCGTACCCGCGCCATCCTGCCGACGGCGAAACCGGCGACCGAACAGGACTGGGGCACGGAGTATCTGGCGCCGATCCTCGCCATCCGCATCGTCGACGGACTGGATGCGGCGATCGAGCACATTGAAACGCATAGCTCGCACCACACCGACAGCATCGTCACGCAGGACTGGACGCGCGCGCAGCGCTTCCTGCGCGAGGTGGATTCCAGTTCCGTGATGGTCAACGCCTCGACGCGCTTCGCCGACGGCTTCGAATACGGGCTCGGCGCCGAGATCGGCATTTCCACCGACAAGCTGCATGCACGCGGCCCAGTCGGGCTCGAGGGCCTGACCACGCAGAAATTCGTCGTGATGGGCGACGGCCACGTGCGCAAATGA
- the holA gene encoding DNA polymerase III subunit delta, with protein MRLRPEQIESQLHEPFAPVWVVSGDEPLQCGEVLDAIRAATRAAGFSERIVLDADTGFDWAELYACAESMSLFAERRLIELRLPSGKPGKTGAEAFVAWTARLPADTILVVSLPRIEKRARGKWFDALEAAGVLVEVWPVGPDTLPRWIGARARRLGLKPDAALVAMLAERTEGNLLACAQELDKLLMLRGPGAVSAAEAEAGLADAARFDAFTLAEAVRGGDAARAVRICRGIEAEGQELPMVVGALAREIRILAQLAAGEPAQAVFREHKVFGDRAQAYSRAARRLTARRWLGLLGQLGGVDRAAKGRAGGVSGWAALAALVAAACGVGEGAATADPV; from the coding sequence ATGCGACTGAGACCGGAACAGATCGAATCGCAGCTGCACGAGCCGTTTGCGCCCGTGTGGGTCGTCAGCGGCGACGAACCCCTGCAGTGCGGCGAGGTGCTCGATGCGATCCGTGCGGCGACCCGTGCCGCCGGCTTCTCCGAGCGCATCGTGCTGGATGCCGATACCGGCTTCGACTGGGCCGAGCTCTACGCCTGCGCCGAATCGATGTCGCTGTTCGCCGAGCGGCGACTGATCGAGCTGCGTTTGCCCTCGGGCAAGCCCGGCAAGACCGGCGCGGAGGCATTCGTCGCCTGGACAGCGCGCCTGCCCGCGGACACGATCCTGGTCGTGAGCCTGCCGCGCATCGAAAAGCGCGCTCGCGGCAAGTGGTTCGATGCGCTGGAAGCCGCCGGCGTGCTCGTCGAGGTGTGGCCGGTCGGGCCGGACACGCTGCCGCGCTGGATCGGCGCGCGTGCGCGTCGTCTCGGACTCAAGCCCGATGCGGCCCTGGTCGCGATGCTCGCCGAGCGCACCGAGGGCAATCTGCTGGCCTGCGCGCAGGAGCTCGACAAGCTCCTGATGTTGCGCGGGCCCGGCGCCGTGTCGGCCGCCGAGGCCGAGGCCGGGCTCGCGGACGCCGCGCGATTCGATGCGTTCACGCTCGCCGAGGCCGTGCGCGGTGGCGATGCCGCGCGCGCGGTGCGCATCTGCCGTGGCATCGAAGCCGAGGGTCAGGAACTGCCGATGGTCGTCGGCGCGCTGGCGCGGGAGATCCGCATTCTCGCGCAGCTCGCCGCGGGCGAACCGGCGCAGGCGGTGTTTCGCGAACACAAGGTGTTCGGGGACCGGGCGCAGGCCTACAGCCGGGCCGCGCGGCGCTTGACGGCGCGGCGCTGGCTCGGACTGCTCGGCCAGCTCGGTGGCGTGGATCGCGCCGCAAAGGGCCGGGCGGGTGGCGTCAGCGGCTGGGCGGCACTGGCGGCACTGGTGGCCGCGGCCTGCGGTGTCGGCGAGGGGGCGGCGACGGCCGATCCGGTATAG